In Magnetospirillum sp. XM-1, a single window of DNA contains:
- a CDS encoding TadE/TadG family type IV pilus assembly protein, whose amino-acid sequence MLRSLLARLAQARDGNMVIMLAIGLLPIVATIGLGVDVARAYAVRSRMAAALDAAALAVGSSSGTDAQLSAVAQKFFDANYPPGILGAHPSVSVKVTGDVISASASAVVSTVFMKVVGVNEVPIGVDSTVNRQIAGLELAMVLDNTGSMTTNNNIQAVRDAANQLTDILFGTATVHPYLKIALVPYSVAVNPGSVAPSLITTGDTYAPSNVLGWKGCVVERAGANAMGDTTAAVAPWTRYNWLPAIDNYYDVTKASTVYANPSNGNGSTGPNVGCPTPITPLTNVKATLTAAINAQEAWSRGGTLSDVGMAWGLRVLSPEPPFTEGLPWGTPKWSKAVILMTDGDNQFYKLTSNTGVNKVNNAVNSDYSAYGRLDELGRIGTTNATTAKTTINNRLTSVCNAMKAKNIIVYTVTFTSGINQATKDIYKTCATDPSKYFDSPSQDELKSAFRAIATSLSNLRVSQ is encoded by the coding sequence ATGGCGGCCGCGCTGGACGCCGCCGCCCTGGCGGTGGGATCAAGCTCGGGCACCGACGCCCAGTTGTCGGCCGTGGCGCAGAAATTCTTCGACGCCAATTATCCCCCCGGCATCCTGGGGGCCCACCCTTCCGTCTCGGTCAAGGTGACCGGCGACGTCATCTCGGCCAGCGCCTCGGCGGTGGTCTCCACCGTCTTCATGAAGGTGGTGGGGGTGAACGAGGTGCCCATCGGGGTCGACAGCACCGTCAACCGCCAGATCGCCGGGCTGGAACTGGCCATGGTGCTGGACAACACCGGCTCCATGACCACCAACAACAACATCCAGGCGGTACGCGACGCCGCCAACCAGCTGACCGACATCCTGTTCGGCACGGCGACGGTGCATCCCTACCTGAAGATCGCCCTGGTGCCCTATTCGGTGGCGGTCAATCCCGGTTCGGTGGCCCCCAGCCTGATCACCACCGGCGACACCTACGCCCCCAGCAACGTGCTGGGCTGGAAGGGCTGCGTGGTGGAGCGGGCGGGCGCCAACGCCATGGGCGACACCACGGCGGCGGTGGCGCCCTGGACCCGCTACAACTGGCTGCCGGCCATCGACAATTACTACGACGTCACCAAGGCCTCGACCGTCTACGCCAACCCCTCCAACGGCAACGGCTCCACCGGCCCCAACGTGGGCTGCCCGACGCCGATCACGCCGCTCACCAATGTGAAGGCGACGCTCACCGCCGCCATCAACGCCCAGGAGGCGTGGAGCCGGGGCGGTACGCTGTCGGACGTGGGCATGGCCTGGGGCCTGCGCGTGCTGTCGCCCGAGCCGCCCTTCACCGAGGGGCTGCCCTGGGGCACGCCCAAATGGAGCAAGGCGGTGATCCTGATGACCGACGGCGACAACCAGTTCTACAAGCTGACCAGCAATACCGGCGTCAACAAGGTCAACAACGCGGTCAATTCCGATTACAGCGCCTATGGCCGCCTGGACGAACTGGGCCGCATCGGCACCACCAACGCCACCACCGCCAAGACCACCATCAACAACCGCCTGACCTCGGTGTGCAACGCCATGAAGGCCAAGAACATCATCGTCTACACGGTGACCTTCACATCGGGCATCAACCAGGCCACCAAGGACATCTACAAGACCTGCGCCACCGACCCGTCCAAGTACTTCGATTCACCCTCCCAGGACGAACTGAAGAGCGCCTTTCGCGCCATCGCCACCAGCCTCAGCAATCTTCGGGTCAGCCAGTAG
- a CDS encoding iron ABC transporter permease, with amino-acid sequence MSASMPAVPSAKALSARPPGAGWVVLAMGLAALVALPVVVVAANLAAPTEGVWSHLAETVLGSYVANSLWLMLGVGIGVGIGGVGTAWLVTMCRFPASRHLEWALLLPMAMPAYVVAYTYTGMLDYAGPVQSSLRALFGWKSARDYWFPEVRSLGGAIWVMSMVLYPYVYMMARAAFLEQSVCVLEAARTLGRSPWRAFVQVALPLARPAVVAGVALALMETLNDFGTVHYFAVDTFTTGIYRTWLGLGQPAAAAQLGAVLMLFVLSLVLAERMSRGAARFHHTTGRYRRLPQLELRGAKALAALAFSTMPLVLGFLMPGVMLAAWVVQDGALSGLGELAGNSLILAGMAGAAAVAVALPLAYAQRLRPTPLVKGCVRLASLGYAVPGSVIAVGIMVPLAALDRLLGGLFLTGTVVALTYAYLVRFLAVSVNAVESSLGKITPSMEAAARTLGAGLGKTLRRVHIPMMRTSLLSAALLVFVDVMKELPATLLMRPFNFDTLATRTFTLASDERLADAAAPALAIVAAGLLPVMLLSRAIARSRPGEEE; translated from the coding sequence ATGTCCGCGTCGATGCCCGCCGTCCCGTCCGCCAAAGCGCTTTCCGCCCGCCCGCCCGGCGCGGGCTGGGTGGTGCTGGCCATGGGGCTGGCGGCGCTGGTCGCCCTGCCGGTGGTGGTGGTCGCCGCCAATCTGGCGGCGCCGACCGAAGGGGTGTGGAGCCATCTGGCCGAGACGGTGCTGGGCTCTTATGTCGCCAATTCCCTGTGGCTGATGCTGGGCGTCGGCATCGGCGTCGGCATCGGCGGCGTGGGCACCGCCTGGCTGGTCACCATGTGCCGCTTTCCGGCCAGCCGCCATCTGGAATGGGCGCTGCTGCTGCCCATGGCCATGCCGGCCTATGTGGTCGCCTATACCTATACCGGAATGCTCGATTACGCCGGGCCGGTGCAGTCGTCCTTGCGCGCCCTGTTCGGCTGGAAGAGCGCCCGGGATTACTGGTTCCCCGAGGTGCGCTCGCTGGGCGGCGCGATCTGGGTGATGAGCATGGTGCTCTACCCCTATGTCTACATGATGGCGCGGGCCGCCTTTCTGGAGCAGTCGGTCTGCGTGCTGGAGGCGGCGCGCACGCTGGGGCGCTCGCCCTGGCGGGCCTTCGTCCAGGTGGCGCTGCCGCTGGCCCGCCCGGCGGTGGTGGCCGGCGTCGCCCTGGCCCTGATGGAGACGCTGAACGATTTCGGCACCGTCCACTACTTCGCCGTGGACACCTTCACCACCGGCATCTACCGCACCTGGCTGGGACTGGGCCAGCCGGCGGCGGCGGCGCAGCTGGGCGCGGTGCTGATGCTGTTCGTGCTTTCGCTGGTGCTGGCCGAGCGCATGTCGCGGGGTGCTGCGCGTTTCCACCACACCACCGGGCGCTACCGCCGTCTGCCCCAGCTGGAGCTGAGGGGGGCTAAGGCCCTGGCGGCGCTGGCGTTCAGCACCATGCCGCTGGTCCTGGGCTTCCTGATGCCCGGCGTCATGCTGGCCGCCTGGGTGGTGCAGGACGGTGCCCTGTCCGGGCTGGGCGAGCTGGCCGGCAACAGCCTGATCCTGGCGGGCATGGCGGGGGCGGCGGCCGTGGCGGTGGCCCTGCCGCTGGCCTATGCCCAGCGGCTGCGCCCCACCCCCCTGGTCAAGGGATGCGTGCGGCTGGCCTCGCTGGGCTATGCGGTGCCCGGCTCGGTCATCGCCGTGGGCATCATGGTGCCGCTCGCCGCGCTGGACCGCCTGCTGGGCGGATTGTTCCTGACCGGCACGGTGGTGGCGCTGACCTACGCCTATCTGGTGCGCTTCCTGGCGGTGTCGGTCAACGCGGTGGAATCCAGCCTGGGCAAGATCACGCCATCCATGGAGGCCGCCGCCCGGACGCTCGGCGCCGGGCTGGGCAAGACTCTGCGCCGCGTCCACATCCCCATGATGCGCACCAGCCTGTTGTCGGCGGCGCTGCTGGTCTTCGTCGACGTGATGAAGGAGCTGCCGGCCACCCTGCTGATGCGGCCCTTCAATTTCGACACCCTGGCGACCCGGACCTTCACCCTGGCCTCCGACGAGCGCCTCGCCGACGCGGCGGCGCCCGCTTTGGCCATCGTGGCGGCCGGGCTGCTGCCGGTGATGCTGCTGAGCCGGGCCATCGCCCGTTCCCGACCCGGAGAAGAGGAATGA
- a CDS encoding ABC transporter ATP-binding protein codes for MTETGLIIESVSHDYGGKVVVQDVSLRVGPGELVCLLGPSGCGKTTTLRIAAGLEAPRKGRVFLGGRLVSGGGTHLPPEHRNVGFLFQDYALFPHLNVLGNVEFGLDRMAKAERRARALAVLDQVGMTAYADAWPHQLSGGQQQRVALARALAPHPKLMLLDEPFSGLDKRLRDQVRDETLHVLKTSGVSTLMVTHDPEEAMFMADRIAVMRAGKVVQMGEPALLYNRPVDSFVASTFGEINVIEANVAGGAVETAVGRFAASGLAEAQAAGVLIRPEGVTLTPAADGEAVVLVSHHLGRSCLVHLRVEKEGMAPQHLHARLPGSICPAEGARVRLHIDSAQAFVFPAGAEGA; via the coding sequence ATGACAGAGACCGGCCTGATCATCGAATCCGTCAGCCACGATTACGGCGGCAAGGTGGTGGTGCAGGACGTCTCGCTGCGGGTCGGTCCGGGCGAGCTGGTCTGCCTGCTGGGGCCGTCGGGCTGCGGCAAGACCACCACGCTGCGCATCGCCGCCGGGCTGGAGGCGCCGCGCAAAGGCCGCGTCTTCCTGGGCGGGCGGCTGGTGTCGGGCGGGGGCACCCATCTGCCCCCCGAGCATCGCAATGTCGGTTTCCTGTTCCAGGACTACGCCCTGTTCCCCCATCTGAACGTGCTGGGCAACGTGGAGTTCGGCCTGGACCGCATGGCAAAGGCGGAACGGCGCGCGCGCGCGCTGGCCGTGCTCGATCAGGTGGGCATGACGGCCTATGCCGATGCCTGGCCGCATCAATTGTCGGGCGGGCAGCAGCAGCGCGTGGCGCTGGCCCGGGCACTCGCCCCCCATCCCAAGCTGATGCTGCTGGACGAGCCCTTCTCGGGCCTGGACAAGCGGCTGAGGGATCAGGTCCGGGACGAGACCCTGCACGTGCTCAAAACCTCGGGCGTGTCCACCCTGATGGTCACCCACGATCCCGAGGAGGCCATGTTCATGGCCGACCGCATCGCCGTCATGCGGGCGGGCAAGGTGGTGCAGATGGGCGAGCCCGCCCTGCTTTACAATCGCCCGGTGGATTCCTTCGTGGCCTCCACCTTCGGCGAGATCAATGTGATCGAAGCCAATGTGGCGGGTGGCGCGGTGGAGACGGCGGTGGGACGCTTCGCCGCCTCGGGCCTGGCCGAAGCCCAGGCGGCCGGCGTGCTGATCCGTCCCGAGGGCGTGACGCTGACCCCTGCCGCCGACGGTGAGGCGGTGGTGCTGGTCAGTCACCATCTCGGACGCTCCTGCCTGGTCCATCTGCGGGTGGAAAAAGAGGGCATGGCGCCGCAGCATCTGCACGCCCGCCTGCCGGGTTCCATCTGCCCGGCGGAAGGGGCGCGGGTGCGCCTGCACATCGATTCCGCCCAGGCCTTCGTCTTTCCCGCCGGGGCCGAGGGCGCCTGA
- a CDS encoding Fe(3+) ABC transporter substrate-binding protein — protein MMRLLGLVLGGVMAVGAADAAEVNVYSARKDHLLKPVLDQFTAKTGIKVNLLSAGEEQLLERLKSEGQGSPADLFITTDVAHLHKARVAGVLQPTHSAEMDKNIPARYRDPQGYWYGLSARARVVLYAKDRVKPSELSTYEDLADPKWKGRICVRSSSSTYNQSLLAGLVAVMGPDKAESWAKSMVGNMARKPQGGDRDQIAAVAAGQCDLAIANTYYFGGMQASSKAEEKDAAAKVGIFFPNQQGRGAHMNVAGAGVTASAKHKAEAVKLLEFLSGPEAQKTFAEANNEFPVLASAQASPIVAAWGPFKAEDINVAMLGENNPQAVRIFDRVGWR, from the coding sequence ATGATGCGTCTGCTGGGTCTGGTATTGGGGGGCGTGATGGCGGTTGGGGCCGCCGACGCCGCAGAGGTCAACGTCTATTCGGCGCGCAAGGACCACCTGCTGAAGCCGGTGCTCGACCAGTTCACCGCCAAGACCGGCATCAAGGTCAACCTGCTGTCGGCCGGCGAGGAGCAGTTGCTGGAGCGCCTGAAAAGCGAAGGGCAGGGGAGCCCCGCCGACCTGTTCATCACCACCGACGTGGCCCATCTGCACAAGGCGCGCGTCGCCGGCGTGCTGCAGCCCACTCACTCGGCCGAGATGGACAAGAACATTCCCGCCCGCTACCGCGATCCCCAGGGCTATTGGTACGGGTTGTCGGCCCGCGCCCGCGTGGTGCTGTACGCCAAGGACCGGGTGAAGCCCTCCGAGCTTTCCACCTACGAGGATCTGGCCGACCCGAAGTGGAAGGGCCGCATCTGCGTGCGCTCGTCCTCGTCCACTTACAACCAGTCGCTGCTGGCCGGTCTGGTCGCGGTGATGGGACCCGACAAGGCGGAAAGCTGGGCCAAGTCCATGGTCGGCAACATGGCGCGCAAGCCCCAGGGCGGCGACCGCGACCAGATCGCCGCCGTGGCCGCCGGCCAGTGCGACCTGGCCATCGCCAACACCTATTATTTCGGCGGCATGCAGGCTTCGTCCAAGGCCGAGGAAAAGGACGCCGCCGCCAAGGTCGGCATCTTCTTCCCCAACCAGCAGGGCAGAGGTGCCCACATGAACGTGGCCGGCGCAGGCGTCACGGCCAGCGCCAAGCACAAGGCCGAAGCGGTCAAGCTGCTGGAATTCCTGTCGGGCCCCGAGGCGCAGAAGACCTTCGCCGAGGCTAACAACGAGTTCCCCGTCCTGGCGTCGGCCCAGGCCTCGCCCATCGTCGCCGCCTGGGGGCCGTTCAAGGCCGAGGACATCAACGTCGCCATGCTGGGCGAGAACAACCCGCAAGCGGTGCGCATCTTCGACCGGGTCGGCTGGCGCTGA
- a CDS encoding CoA ester lyase has product MSVKPPRKFFEPLAIGAPAPYRELPVRLERMIHFFPPHNEKMRAKAAEIGKTVDVLLGNLEDAIPADAKEAARAGFVEVAKAWDNPNTGLWTRVNCLNSPWFLDDMNAIVGEAGDKVDVVMLPKVEGPWDIHYLDQLLAQLEAKHGVKRPIMIHAILETALGVENVAAICQASPRMHGISLGPADLAASRGMKTTRVGGGHPFYGVLEDAAEGKSGRTLFQQDLWHYTVAKMVDACQSAGIKAFYGPFGDFSDDAACEAQFRNAFLLGCAGGWSLHPKQIDIAKKVFSPDVAEVLFAKKILEAMPDGTGAVMIDGKMQDDATWKQAKVMVDLARAVAAKDPVMAQAYGL; this is encoded by the coding sequence ATGTCCGTCAAGCCGCCCCGCAAGTTCTTCGAGCCGCTCGCCATCGGCGCGCCCGCCCCCTATCGGGAACTGCCGGTCCGCCTCGAGCGCATGATCCACTTCTTCCCGCCGCACAACGAGAAGATGCGCGCCAAGGCCGCCGAGATCGGTAAGACCGTGGACGTGCTGCTGGGCAACCTGGAGGACGCCATCCCCGCCGACGCCAAGGAAGCGGCCCGCGCCGGCTTCGTCGAGGTGGCCAAGGCCTGGGACAATCCCAACACCGGCCTGTGGACCCGCGTCAACTGCCTGAACTCGCCGTGGTTCCTGGACGACATGAACGCCATCGTCGGCGAGGCGGGCGACAAGGTGGACGTGGTGATGCTGCCCAAGGTGGAAGGCCCCTGGGACATCCATTACCTCGACCAGCTGCTGGCCCAGCTGGAAGCCAAGCACGGCGTGAAGCGCCCGATCATGATCCACGCCATCCTCGAGACCGCTCTCGGCGTGGAAAACGTCGCCGCCATCTGTCAGGCCAGCCCCCGCATGCACGGCATCAGCCTCGGCCCGGCCGATCTGGCGGCCTCGCGCGGCATGAAGACCACCCGCGTCGGCGGCGGCCATCCCTTCTACGGCGTGCTGGAAGACGCCGCCGAGGGCAAGTCGGGCCGTACCCTGTTCCAGCAGGATCTGTGGCACTACACCGTCGCCAAGATGGTCGACGCCTGCCAGTCGGCCGGCATCAAGGCCTTCTACGGCCCGTTCGGCGACTTCTCGGACGATGCCGCCTGCGAGGCGCAGTTCCGCAACGCCTTCCTGCTGGGCTGTGCCGGCGGCTGGTCGCTGCACCCCAAGCAGATCGACATCGCCAAGAAGGTGTTCAGCCCCGACGTGGCCGAGGTGCTGTTCGCCAAGAAAATCCTCGAAGCCATGCCCGACGGCACCGGCGCGGTGATGATCGACGGCAAGATGCAGGACGACGCCACCTGGAAGCAGGCCAAGGTCATGGTCGACCTCGCGCGTGCGGTGGCCGCCAAGGACCCGGTGATGGCCCAGGCCTACGGGCTGTGA
- a CDS encoding VOC family protein: MTSRITGLDHVIIAVRDLERAASVFRALGFTLASRGEHAEWGTANYCVMFENDYLEILAAVGEGGPADRLRAHLAAKGEGLMGLVWGTEDAEADCARLGIDAPGDLSRTIEGELARFKAGILPPETTPGIASFLCQHLTPEKLRRPGWTTHANGALGMVSVTALMAEPLDLMGAWDRLIGPAAATATDETVTVHTRHGLVFLCRPDDLGQMHPEAEDENFPAAPALVALTLRIKNAETAAAALKAAGIAYERDRQGKVVIYPEDACGVLIELQE, from the coding sequence ATGACCAGCCGCATCACCGGCCTCGACCACGTCATCATCGCCGTGCGCGACCTGGAGCGGGCGGCCTCGGTCTTCCGCGCCCTGGGCTTCACCCTGGCCAGCCGGGGCGAGCACGCCGAGTGGGGCACCGCCAATTACTGCGTGATGTTCGAGAACGACTACCTGGAAATCCTGGCAGCGGTCGGCGAAGGCGGCCCGGCGGACCGTCTGCGCGCCCATCTGGCGGCCAAGGGCGAGGGGCTGATGGGCCTGGTGTGGGGCACCGAGGACGCCGAGGCAGATTGCGCCCGCTTAGGGATCGACGCGCCCGGCGATTTGAGCCGCACCATCGAGGGCGAGCTGGCCCGCTTCAAGGCGGGCATCCTGCCGCCCGAGACCACGCCCGGCATCGCCTCGTTCCTGTGCCAGCACCTGACACCGGAAAAGCTGCGCCGTCCGGGCTGGACCACCCACGCCAACGGCGCGCTGGGCATGGTGTCGGTCACCGCCCTGATGGCCGAGCCCCTGGACCTGATGGGGGCCTGGGACCGCCTCATCGGCCCGGCCGCCGCCACCGCCACCGACGAGACGGTGACGGTGCATACCCGCCACGGGCTGGTGTTCCTGTGCCGCCCCGACGATCTGGGCCAGATGCATCCCGAGGCCGAGGACGAGAACTTTCCCGCCGCCCCCGCCTTGGTCGCCCTGACGCTGCGGATCAAGAACGCCGAGACGGCCGCCGCCGCGCTGAAGGCGGCGGGCATCGCCTATGAGCGCGACCGCCAGGGCAAGGTGGTGATCTATCCCGAAGACGCCTGCGGCGTGCTGATCGAGCTGCAGGAATAG
- a CDS encoding prephenate/arogenate dehydrogenase family protein, protein MSDTKPLFDTVCFVGIGLIGSSLARAMRKHGLARRIVTLDTSEKARKTALELGVVDAAGDNPAAMIPEADLVVVGAPVGATQAVGEAIGPHLKPGTIVTDVGSVKLSVIRDLGPYLPDGVELVPGHPIAGTEHSGPENGFAELFEGRWHILTPVTGGDPKAVDKVAELWRRVGSQVEIMDPHHHDKVLAITSHLPHLIAYTIVGTANDLEGHMQQEVIKFSASGFRDFTRIAASDPVMWRDVFLNNREAVLEVIQRFTEDLTALQRAIRWGEGEVLHKRFTETRAIRRAIIDAKQA, encoded by the coding sequence ATGAGCGACACCAAGCCGTTGTTTGACACCGTCTGTTTCGTCGGTATCGGCCTGATCGGTTCGTCCCTGGCGCGGGCCATGCGCAAGCATGGTCTGGCCCGACGCATCGTGACGCTCGACACCAGCGAGAAGGCGCGCAAGACCGCCCTGGAGCTGGGCGTGGTCGATGCCGCCGGCGACAATCCGGCGGCGATGATTCCCGAAGCCGATCTGGTGGTGGTGGGTGCGCCCGTCGGCGCCACCCAGGCGGTGGGCGAGGCCATCGGCCCGCACTTGAAGCCCGGCACCATCGTCACCGACGTGGGCTCGGTCAAGCTGTCGGTGATCCGCGACTTGGGCCCCTACCTTCCCGACGGCGTCGAACTGGTCCCCGGCCACCCCATCGCCGGCACCGAGCATTCGGGGCCGGAGAACGGCTTCGCCGAACTGTTCGAGGGCCGCTGGCACATCCTGACCCCGGTCACCGGCGGCGATCCCAAGGCGGTGGACAAGGTGGCCGAGCTGTGGCGCCGGGTCGGCTCGCAGGTGGAGATCATGGACCCGCACCATCACGACAAGGTGCTGGCCATCACGTCCCACCTGCCGCACCTGATCGCCTACACCATCGTGGGCACCGCCAACGACCTGGAAGGCCACATGCAGCAGGAGGTGATCAAGTTCTCCGCCTCCGGCTTCCGTGACTTCACCCGTATCGCGGCGTCGGACCCGGTGATGTGGCGCGACGTGTTCCTGAACAACCGCGAAGCGGTGCTGGAAGTGATCCAGCGCTTCACCGAGGACCTGACCGCCTTGCAGCGGGCCATCCGCTGGGGCGAGGGCGAGGTCCTGCACAAGCGCTTCACCGAGACCCGCGCCATCCGCCGCGCCATCATCGACGCCAAGCAGGCTTGA
- the hisC gene encoding histidinol-phosphate transaminase has translation MTAPTPRPGIMDIRPYVGGESAIEGVDRIFKLSSNEGALGPSPKAVEALRAFAPEMHRYPDGGAEELRAAIAKRYKLDASRIVCGAGSDELLGILCRSYAGPGDEVLYSAHGFLMYAIAAKACGATPVTAPEVDLTANVDNLLAAVTPRTKILFLANPNNPTGTYLPASEVARLRANLRPDVLLVIDAAYTEFVSRNDYSGGIELVEAGDNVVVCRTFSKMYALGGLRLGWAYCPENVAGVLNRVRNPFNVGAPALAAGLAAFEDTAYADLCKSHNDYWLPWLSGKLADLGLTVVPSVCNFILVRFPATPGKDAPTADKFLRSRGIIVRAMGGYGLGDSLRITIGTGEENQAVVDTLKEFVGA, from the coding sequence GTGACCGCTCCCACGCCCCGCCCCGGCATCATGGACATCCGCCCCTATGTCGGCGGCGAATCCGCCATCGAGGGTGTCGACCGCATCTTCAAGCTGTCCTCCAACGAGGGCGCGCTGGGCCCGAGCCCCAAGGCCGTCGAGGCCCTGCGCGCTTTCGCCCCCGAGATGCACCGCTATCCCGACGGCGGTGCCGAGGAACTGCGCGCCGCCATCGCCAAGCGCTACAAGCTCGACGCGTCGCGCATCGTCTGCGGCGCCGGCTCGGATGAACTGCTGGGCATCCTGTGCCGCTCCTATGCCGGCCCCGGCGACGAGGTGCTGTACTCGGCCCACGGCTTCCTGATGTACGCCATCGCCGCCAAGGCCTGCGGCGCGACCCCGGTCACCGCGCCGGAAGTGGATCTCACCGCCAACGTGGACAACCTGCTGGCCGCGGTGACACCGCGCACCAAGATCCTGTTCCTGGCCAATCCCAACAACCCGACCGGCACCTACCTGCCGGCCTCGGAAGTGGCCCGCCTGCGCGCCAATCTGCGCCCCGACGTGCTGCTGGTGATCGACGCCGCCTATACCGAGTTCGTCAGCCGCAACGACTATTCCGGCGGCATCGAGCTGGTGGAAGCGGGCGACAACGTGGTGGTCTGCCGCACCTTCTCCAAGATGTACGCGCTGGGCGGCCTGCGCCTGGGCTGGGCCTATTGCCCGGAGAACGTGGCGGGCGTGCTCAACCGGGTGCGCAACCCCTTCAACGTCGGCGCCCCCGCCCTGGCCGCCGGCCTGGCCGCCTTCGAGGACACCGCCTACGCCGACCTGTGCAAGAGCCACAACGACTACTGGCTGCCCTGGCTGTCGGGCAAGCTGGCCGATCTCGGCCTCACCGTGGTGCCCAGCGTCTGCAACTTCATCCTGGTCCGCTTCCCCGCCACGCCGGGCAAGGACGCGCCCACCGCCGACAAGTTCCTGCGCTCGCGAGGCATCATCGTGCGGGCCATGGGCGGCTACGGCCTGGGCGACAGCTTGCGCATCACCATCGGCACCGGCGAGGAGAACCAGGCGGTGGTCGATACCCTGAAAGAGTTCGTGGGAGCATGA
- a CDS encoding chorismate mutase, translating to MSQDSAALEQLRREIDRIDDQLHDLLMRRTGLVERIAAAKTDRKVTLRPGREAQILRRLVGRHGGEFPKLALVRIWREIVGALTGLQGPLHIAVHAAGRSTAAIELARNHFGVVAPLSALRSPGQVVRAVADGVATVGVIPLIPGTEAADDAEPWWTSLTLESGDAPRVVARLPFAPTAPVKGAAEPLQALVIACRDHDCSGDDRTLAVLETGPDVSRDRLRAILGAGGLEPAELLAIHRHGGQWLHMVEILGHVTAADPRLAALVAPKDPVGRIAVIGGYATPFAPEALV from the coding sequence ATGAGCCAGGACAGCGCCGCCCTCGAGCAGCTCCGTCGTGAAATTGATCGCATCGACGATCAGTTGCACGACCTGCTGATGCGCCGCACCGGATTGGTGGAGCGCATCGCCGCCGCCAAGACCGACCGCAAGGTGACGCTGCGCCCCGGGCGCGAGGCGCAGATCCTGCGCCGCCTGGTGGGTCGCCATGGGGGCGAGTTCCCCAAGCTGGCCCTGGTCCGCATCTGGCGCGAGATCGTCGGCGCGCTGACCGGCCTGCAGGGGCCGCTCCACATCGCCGTCCACGCCGCCGGCCGCTCCACCGCCGCCATCGAGCTGGCGCGCAACCATTTCGGCGTGGTGGCCCCGCTGTCGGCGTTGCGCAGCCCCGGCCAGGTGGTGCGCGCCGTCGCCGACGGCGTCGCCACGGTGGGCGTGATCCCGCTGATCCCCGGCACCGAGGCCGCCGACGACGCCGAGCCGTGGTGGACCAGCCTGACCCTGGAAAGCGGCGATGCGCCGCGCGTGGTGGCCCGCCTGCCCTTCGCCCCCACCGCCCCGGTCAAGGGCGCGGCCGAGCCGTTGCAGGCCCTGGTCATCGCGTGTCGCGACCACGACTGCTCCGGCGACGACCGCACCCTGGCGGTGCTGGAGACCGGTCCCGACGTCAGCCGCGACCGCCTGCGCGCCATCTTAGGCGCCGGCGGGCTGGAACCGGCCGAATTGCTGGCCATCCACCGCCACGGCGGCCAGTGGCTGCACATGGTCGAGATCCTGGGCCACGTCACCGCCGCCGATCCCCGCCTGGCCGCCCTGGTCGCGCCCAAGGACCCCGTCGGCCGCATCGCCGTAATCGGCGGCTACGCCACCCCCTTCGCGCCCGAAGCGCTCGTCTGA